A stretch of Bordetella petrii DNA encodes these proteins:
- a CDS encoding N-acyl homoserine lactonase family protein: protein MSHTTLPDYEVYAIRYGTRDARRANNFIGGDPHDAPMPMDYYVWLVRGDGREFVVDTGFGPEVANRRGRTLLRHPSEGLALLGVDVGKVEDVIITHLHYDHVGTFDCFPVARFHLQDDEMAYATGRHMCYRQFNHGYEAEEVIGMVRLVYKDRVRFHKGSAELAPGLSIHRIGGHTHGLQCVRVHTRRGWIVLASDCSHYYEHFEKKRAFTTVFHVGELIDGYNKLDMLADSPRHIVPGHDPLVMQRYPAASGPLEGIAVRLDAEPRD, encoded by the coding sequence ATGAGCCACACGACACTGCCCGACTACGAGGTCTACGCCATCCGCTACGGCACGCGCGACGCCAGGCGTGCCAACAACTTTATCGGCGGCGATCCGCATGATGCGCCGATGCCCATGGACTATTACGTGTGGCTGGTGCGCGGCGACGGCCGGGAATTCGTGGTTGACACGGGCTTCGGCCCCGAAGTCGCGAACAGGCGCGGCCGCACGCTGCTGCGCCATCCATCCGAAGGCCTGGCGCTGCTGGGCGTGGACGTGGGCAAGGTAGAAGACGTGATCATCACGCACCTGCATTACGACCACGTCGGCACGTTCGACTGCTTTCCGGTGGCGCGATTCCACCTGCAGGACGACGAAATGGCATACGCCACCGGGCGGCACATGTGCTATCGGCAGTTCAACCACGGCTACGAAGCCGAGGAAGTGATCGGCATGGTGCGCCTCGTCTACAAGGACCGGGTGCGTTTTCACAAAGGCAGCGCCGAGCTGGCTCCCGGCCTGAGCATCCACCGCATCGGCGGACACACCCACGGCCTGCAGTGCGTGCGCGTGCACACCAGGCGCGGCTGGATCGTGCTGGCGTCCGACTGCAGCCACTACTACGAGCATTTCGAGAAGAAGCGCGCCTTCACCACCGTGTTCCACGTGGGCGAATTGATCGATGGATACAACAAGCTGGACATGCTGGCCGACAGCCCGAGGCACATCGTGCCCGGCCACGATCCGCTGGTCATGCAGCGTTATCCGGCGGCCTCCGGCCCGCTCGAGGGCATCGCCGTCCGCCTGGATGCAGAGCCCCGCGATTGA
- a CDS encoding tripartite tricarboxylate transporter substrate binding protein, whose product MAALCLGGGAAQAAGESAGPFPGRPVKLIVPFPPGGGTDTLARPLAQRLGEYWGQSVVVENRGGAGGNVGAAATARSAPDGYTLLFTPVITLAANQALYKSAGYDAERDFTAVTMLVSTPNILAVPASLPVKTVQEFLDYARAKPGQLNFASPGNGTPPHLAMAILERMAGVKMTHVPYKGTGPAVTDLIAGRVQAMMVNAPVALPYMKSGQLRGLATTSARRPASVRDLPTLDESGLKGYEADTWYGLFAPAGTPKAVIAKINADVARALNSPDIKQLFAGQGAEVVGDSPESAAARVSADVVKWRDVINDIGLKVD is encoded by the coding sequence TTGGCCGCGCTGTGCCTGGGCGGCGGCGCCGCGCAGGCGGCGGGCGAATCCGCCGGGCCCTTTCCCGGCCGCCCCGTCAAGCTGATCGTGCCGTTTCCGCCGGGCGGCGGCACCGACACCCTGGCGCGGCCGCTGGCGCAGCGGCTGGGCGAGTACTGGGGCCAGTCGGTGGTGGTCGAAAACCGCGGTGGCGCGGGCGGCAACGTCGGCGCCGCGGCCACGGCAAGGTCGGCGCCCGACGGCTACACCCTGCTGTTCACCCCGGTGATCACGCTGGCGGCCAACCAGGCCCTGTACAAGTCGGCCGGTTATGACGCCGAGCGCGACTTCACCGCCGTCACGATGCTGGTCAGCACCCCGAACATCCTGGCGGTGCCTGCGTCCCTGCCGGTGAAAACCGTCCAGGAATTCCTGGACTACGCCCGGGCCAAGCCGGGCCAGCTGAATTTCGCCTCGCCGGGCAACGGCACGCCGCCCCACCTGGCCATGGCCATTCTTGAACGCATGGCCGGCGTGAAGATGACGCATGTGCCCTACAAGGGCACCGGCCCGGCCGTCACCGACCTGATCGCCGGCCGGGTGCAGGCGATGATGGTCAACGCTCCGGTGGCGCTGCCGTATATGAAATCCGGCCAGTTGCGCGGCCTGGCCACGACCAGCGCAAGGCGGCCTGCTTCGGTGCGCGACCTGCCCACGCTGGACGAAAGCGGCCTGAAGGGCTACGAGGCCGACACCTGGTACGGCCTGTTCGCGCCGGCGGGCACGCCCAAGGCGGTCATTGCCAAGATCAACGCCGACGTAGCCCGCGCGTTGAATTCACCCGACATCAAACAGCTGTTCGCCGGACAGGGCGCCGAGGTGGTAGGCGACAGCCCCGAGTCGGCCGCGGCCCGGGTGAGCGCCGACGTGGTCAAGTGGCGCGATGTCATCAATGACATCGGCCTCAAGGTGGACTGA
- a CDS encoding N-acyl homoserine lactonase family protein: protein MAMIQTAAELPVYEVYALKYATRPARRSANFVGGDPHDAPMPLDYYVWVVRNRDRLVLVDTGFFQDMADKRHRTLLRTPVQALALIGIQAADVRNIVITHMHNDHVGTFDAWPNARFHLQDAEMDYATGRHMACAAHNRAYEPDHVAGLIRLAYGNRVAFHDGDAEIAPGISVHRVGGHTAGMQVVRVHTARGWMVLASDASHFYEHIRQRRGFTLVFHMGDLFQGYARIEALARSPDHIIPGHDPLVMDKYPPASRELAGIVARLDVPPKPQ, encoded by the coding sequence ATGGCCATGATCCAGACGGCCGCCGAGCTGCCCGTGTACGAGGTGTACGCGCTGAAGTACGCGACGCGCCCGGCCCGGCGTTCGGCCAACTTCGTGGGAGGCGACCCCCATGATGCGCCCATGCCGCTGGATTACTACGTCTGGGTCGTGCGCAACCGCGACCGCCTGGTGCTGGTGGACACCGGTTTCTTCCAGGACATGGCCGACAAGCGCCACCGCACCCTGCTGCGCACCCCCGTCCAGGCCCTGGCGCTGATCGGCATCCAGGCGGCCGATGTGCGCAACATCGTCATCACCCACATGCACAACGACCACGTCGGCACATTCGACGCCTGGCCCAATGCACGCTTCCATTTGCAAGACGCCGAGATGGACTACGCAACCGGCCGGCACATGGCCTGCGCGGCGCACAACCGGGCATACGAACCCGACCACGTGGCGGGCCTGATCCGGCTGGCCTACGGCAACCGGGTCGCGTTTCACGACGGCGACGCGGAAATCGCGCCGGGCATCAGTGTGCACCGCGTGGGCGGCCACACGGCCGGGATGCAGGTGGTGCGCGTGCACACGGCGCGCGGCTGGATGGTGCTGGCGTCCGACGCCAGCCACTTCTACGAGCATATCCGCCAGCGCCGCGGCTTCACGCTGGTGTTCCACATGGGCGACCTGTTCCAGGGCTACGCGCGCATCGAGGCGCTGGCCCGGTCGCCCGACCACATCATCCCCGGCCATGACCCGCTGGTGATGGACAAGTACCCGCCCGCAAGCCGGGAACTGGCCGGAATCGTGGCAAGGCTGGATGTGCCGCCCAAGCCACAGTAG
- a CDS encoding MmgE/PrpD family protein yields MAATPVASSRAGTPPLAARLGRFIAGAWAGRLPAEVEQAVALRMLDTLAASASGVRQGAHRGLLALLPGDGPISVWGTAARRGLRDAVIINSAVSHSTYFEDGCRYTGGHPSSALIPAAFVLAVERGASGAELAAAIAAGYEVFLRLGRAIYPSTVRRGFQSTAILAAPATAAAAAVLLRLPAERAAHAVAIACSHGAGLKEALKNAGSQPLQVGRSSEGGLLAALYAAQGADGAPGVIEQGFFKAYAEGARPDAVTRGLGQQWGIGQTYLKMHGGCRGNHAPVDAAAALAREYSLAPRDIASMEVCVDSVTLAAEVAEPANADQAKFSIAFSIAAKLLKGDAMPVRYTDAMLADPGMRALMSRIRVRADAALDEGYPDRRGAVIRVRTEDGRDLKYALDRALGEPEQPYTRADIERKFDLTAGALYGARAGRIKELAMALPSLPDVKALNDLLQANPS; encoded by the coding sequence ATGGCGGCAACCCCTGTAGCTTCCAGCCGCGCCGGCACGCCGCCGCTGGCCGCCCGCCTGGGCCGGTTCATCGCCGGCGCATGGGCCGGGCGTCTGCCCGCGGAAGTGGAGCAGGCCGTGGCACTGCGCATGCTGGACACCCTGGCCGCGTCCGCCAGCGGCGTGCGGCAGGGCGCCCATCGGGGGCTGCTGGCGCTGCTGCCCGGCGACGGCCCCATCTCCGTGTGGGGCACCGCGGCCCGGCGCGGCTTGCGCGACGCGGTCATCATCAACAGCGCGGTATCGCATTCCACGTACTTCGAGGACGGCTGCCGCTACACCGGCGGGCACCCCTCGTCGGCGCTGATCCCCGCGGCGTTCGTCCTGGCCGTCGAGCGCGGCGCCAGCGGCGCGGAACTGGCCGCCGCCATTGCCGCGGGATATGAGGTGTTCTTGCGCCTGGGACGCGCCATTTACCCGTCGACAGTGCGGCGCGGCTTCCAGAGCACGGCCATCCTGGCGGCGCCGGCCACCGCGGCGGCCGCCGCGGTGCTGCTGCGCCTGCCCGCCGAGCGGGCCGCGCATGCCGTCGCCATCGCCTGCAGCCACGGCGCCGGGCTGAAAGAAGCGCTGAAGAATGCCGGCAGCCAGCCTCTGCAGGTGGGCCGCAGCAGCGAAGGCGGCCTGCTGGCCGCGCTGTATGCCGCCCAGGGGGCCGACGGCGCGCCCGGAGTGATCGAGCAGGGGTTCTTCAAGGCCTACGCCGAGGGCGCGCGGCCCGACGCAGTCACTCGCGGCCTGGGGCAGCAGTGGGGCATCGGGCAAACCTATCTGAAGATGCATGGCGGCTGCCGCGGCAACCACGCGCCGGTAGATGCGGCGGCCGCCCTGGCGCGCGAATACAGTCTTGCGCCGCGCGACATCGCCTCGATGGAGGTGTGCGTGGACAGCGTGACGCTGGCCGCCGAGGTGGCGGAGCCGGCCAACGCCGACCAGGCCAAGTTCTCGATCGCGTTTTCCATCGCGGCAAAGCTGCTCAAGGGCGACGCCATGCCGGTGCGCTACACCGACGCCATGCTGGCCGACCCCGGCATGCGCGCGCTGATGTCGCGCATCCGGGTACGCGCCGACGCCGCGCTGGATGAAGGCTACCCGGACCGGCGCGGCGCCGTGATCCGTGTGCGCACCGAAGACGGGCGGGACCTGAAGTACGCCCTGGACCGTGCGCTGGGCGAGCCCGAGCAGCCCTACACGCGGGCTGACATCGAACGCAAATTCGACCTGACCGCCGGCGCCCTGTACGGCGCGCGCGCGGGCCGGATCAAAGAGCTGGCGATGGCGCTGCCGTCGTTGCCGGACGTGAAGGCACTGAACGACCTGCTGCAAGCCAACCCCTCCTGA
- a CDS encoding MmgE/PrpD family protein — protein sequence MAQTIAEQLASHFAKFNYDALTPATRKAVKRLLLDYLGVGVAGSQTGSGKVAREFAACAGGFEQATLIGDGRRVPAMQAALANAISSHSVELDDIDVLALFHFSPPVYSAALATAEQTGQGGRALLAALAAGCEMMERLSKAANNSLRNRAYHTTPACGIFGATVASGLLLGNTEEQIVSSLGLAGAQSGGLMEMYGPSMQKRFNPGPAARSGVTAAVMANLGFTGAATIFEGERGWLKAFTDTNDPAQLILGLDRPYQLDIEFKPYSCARPIHNAIDCALDIRKKYAPDLARIKSMTMARHSDWALYHQNARPKTYHEAQVSLPYSVAVAFTDGQALFAQYNNARLKEPMLARLSEMLQITVDDTLPRGVSCRLTVEMEDGARYVSQIDYPKGSIQNSMSDDELRAKFDSLAIPVIGASRAAEAAEMVADIEQCQDIGLLMRLLAPAGN from the coding sequence ATGGCACAAACCATCGCTGAACAACTCGCCTCGCACTTCGCCAAATTCAACTACGACGCGCTGACGCCGGCCACCCGCAAGGCCGTCAAGCGCCTGCTGCTGGACTACCTGGGCGTGGGCGTGGCCGGCAGCCAGACCGGCAGCGGCAAGGTCGCGCGCGAATTCGCCGCCTGCGCCGGCGGCTTTGAACAGGCTACCCTGATCGGCGACGGACGGCGCGTGCCGGCCATGCAGGCCGCGCTGGCCAATGCGATTTCTTCCCACAGCGTCGAACTGGACGATATCGACGTGTTGGCGCTGTTCCACTTCAGTCCGCCCGTGTATTCGGCGGCACTGGCCACGGCCGAGCAGACAGGCCAGGGCGGCCGCGCCCTGCTGGCCGCCCTGGCGGCCGGCTGCGAAATGATGGAACGCCTGAGCAAGGCGGCCAATAATTCTCTGCGCAATCGCGCCTACCACACCACGCCCGCTTGCGGCATCTTCGGCGCCACGGTCGCCTCGGGCCTGCTGCTGGGCAACACAGAAGAGCAGATCGTGTCGTCGCTGGGCCTGGCCGGCGCGCAGTCGGGCGGCCTGATGGAAATGTACGGCCCCTCGATGCAGAAGCGCTTCAACCCTGGCCCGGCCGCGCGCAGCGGCGTCACCGCCGCCGTCATGGCCAACCTGGGTTTCACGGGCGCGGCCACCATCTTCGAGGGCGAGCGTGGCTGGCTGAAAGCCTTTACCGATACCAACGACCCCGCCCAGCTGATACTGGGCCTGGACCGGCCCTACCAGCTGGACATCGAGTTCAAGCCCTATTCGTGCGCCCGCCCGATCCACAACGCCATCGACTGCGCGCTGGATATCCGCAAGAAGTACGCGCCCGACCTGGCCCGCATCAAGAGCATGACCATGGCGCGCCATTCCGACTGGGCGCTGTACCACCAGAACGCCCGGCCCAAGACCTATCACGAAGCGCAGGTCAGCCTGCCGTATTCGGTGGCGGTTGCCTTTACCGACGGCCAGGCATTGTTTGCGCAGTACAACAATGCGCGCCTGAAAGAGCCCATGCTGGCAAGGCTTTCGGAAATGCTGCAGATCACGGTGGACGACACCCTGCCGCGCGGCGTGTCGTGCAGGCTGACGGTGGAAATGGAAGACGGCGCCCGCTACGTGTCGCAGATCGACTACCCCAAGGGGTCTATCCAGAACTCCATGTCCGACGACGAACTGCGCGCCAAGTTCGACAGCCTGGCCATTCCGGTGATCGGCGCGTCGCGCGCGGCCGAAGCGGCCGAGATGGTGGCGGACATCGAACAATGCCAGGACATCGGCCTGCTGATGCGCCTGCTGGCGCCGGCGGGAAACTGA
- a CDS encoding Bug family tripartite tricarboxylate transporter substrate binding protein — protein sequence MKKLAFALCCTLALALPLAARADYPDRPIKLIVPFPAGSGTDTVARELAEEMAKDLRQPIVVDNKPGAQGIIGVKAAVDAPPDGYTLVMLGVTTGASNVTLFKKLPYDPLRDLTPIGMIAESPIVLVAAPQFEPNNTKELYELGRKEPGKLTYAYGSGSAQVAAAKLVDMGGIETIGVAYKGSPQALTDVMSRQVDFMFVDLSLAVPQIQGGKLKALGVTTASRFPIVPDIPAINESGAPGYQLVVWFAMGGPAGMPKPVVERLSTSLKHALASKKLQGKYASHGLQVKLSTPDEFGEFLKSEIANWGAMIRKAGITPQG from the coding sequence ATGAAAAAGTTGGCTTTTGCGCTTTGCTGCACCCTGGCATTGGCTTTGCCTTTGGCCGCCCGGGCGGACTATCCCGATCGTCCCATCAAGCTCATTGTTCCTTTCCCCGCGGGCAGCGGCACGGATACCGTGGCAAGGGAACTGGCGGAAGAAATGGCGAAAGACCTGCGCCAGCCCATCGTGGTGGACAACAAGCCCGGCGCGCAGGGCATCATCGGCGTCAAGGCGGCCGTGGACGCGCCGCCGGACGGCTACACCCTGGTCATGCTGGGCGTGACCACCGGCGCCAGCAATGTCACGCTGTTCAAGAAGCTGCCCTATGACCCGCTGCGCGACCTGACCCCCATCGGCATGATCGCGGAGTCGCCCATCGTGCTGGTGGCGGCCCCTCAGTTCGAACCGAACAATACGAAAGAACTGTATGAACTCGGGCGCAAAGAGCCGGGCAAGCTGACCTATGCCTACGGCTCGGGAAGCGCGCAGGTCGCGGCCGCGAAACTGGTGGACATGGGAGGCATCGAGACGATCGGCGTGGCGTACAAGGGGTCGCCGCAAGCCCTGACGGACGTGATGTCCCGGCAAGTGGATTTCATGTTCGTCGACCTGTCCCTGGCCGTGCCGCAGATCCAGGGCGGAAAACTGAAGGCGCTGGGGGTCACGACGGCGTCGCGGTTCCCGATAGTGCCCGACATTCCGGCCATCAATGAATCCGGCGCGCCTGGCTATCAGCTGGTGGTCTGGTTCGCCATGGGCGGCCCCGCGGGCATGCCGAAGCCGGTGGTCGAGCGGCTTTCGACATCGCTGAAACACGCGCTGGCCAGCAAGAAGCTGCAAGGCAAATACGCAAGCCACGGCCTGCAAGTGAAGCTGTCCACGCCAGACGAGTTCGGGGAATTTCTCAAGAGCGAAATCGCCAATTGGGGCGCAATGATCCGCAAGGCCGGGATCACTCCCCAGGGCTGA
- a CDS encoding MmgE/PrpD family protein, producing the protein MSSSQPPLLENATRDLARFAAQFRYEDIPAEAVDRMKTSLLDSIGCCLYGATLPWTQRVQAMAEAEQAAPVAGLWGSGRKTSIAGAVMVNGTAGHAFELDDIHKESIVHAGSIAVPVALAYAERDGDWSGRDLVTALVAGYEIGTRVGNAATMSLFYRGFHPQGTSGVFVAAATAGKALKLDANRMQHALGIAGSQAGGLMAAQEGAMVKRFHAGRAAHSGVYAAELARRDFTGIVDVLEASYGGYLSSYSDKPNAARLTDDLGKTWETAKVGYKPHASVTSIHAALDALAHIMQSNNLRAADIASIRAGVSHMTYVHCAWEYKAQGVTAAQMNLYYGLAVIAHDGVAFVDQYDEQRLADPALLDLIKRTEAFEDAEIEAMGPAFRHAATVTVRTRDGRELTHRILNRRGSPENPISAGDVEYKFRNVARSCLPADRLERLVELCRQLDTLASLDELISIVGASRA; encoded by the coding sequence ATGAGTAGTTCACAACCCCCGCTTCTGGAAAACGCCACCCGCGACCTGGCGCGCTTCGCGGCGCAATTCCGCTATGAGGACATTCCCGCCGAGGCGGTGGACCGCATGAAGACCAGCCTGCTCGACAGCATCGGCTGCTGCCTGTATGGCGCGACGCTGCCGTGGACGCAGCGCGTGCAGGCCATGGCAGAAGCCGAACAGGCGGCGCCGGTGGCCGGCTTGTGGGGCAGCGGCCGCAAGACCTCGATCGCCGGCGCCGTGATGGTCAACGGCACGGCGGGGCATGCTTTCGAGCTGGACGATATCCATAAAGAATCCATCGTGCACGCGGGCTCGATCGCCGTGCCCGTGGCGCTGGCCTATGCCGAACGCGACGGCGATTGGAGCGGGCGCGACCTGGTCACCGCCCTGGTGGCCGGCTACGAGATCGGCACGCGCGTAGGCAACGCCGCCACCATGAGCCTGTTCTACCGCGGCTTTCATCCGCAGGGCACGTCGGGCGTGTTCGTGGCGGCGGCCACGGCGGGCAAGGCGCTGAAGCTCGACGCGAACCGCATGCAGCACGCCCTGGGCATCGCCGGCTCGCAGGCGGGCGGCCTGATGGCCGCGCAGGAAGGCGCGATGGTCAAGCGGTTCCACGCCGGCCGCGCCGCGCATAGCGGGGTGTACGCAGCTGAGCTTGCGCGGCGCGATTTCACCGGCATTGTCGACGTGCTGGAAGCGAGCTACGGCGGCTACCTGTCTTCGTACTCTGACAAGCCCAACGCCGCGCGCCTGACCGACGACCTGGGCAAAACCTGGGAAACCGCCAAGGTCGGCTACAAGCCGCACGCCAGCGTCACCAGCATCCACGCCGCGCTGGACGCGCTGGCGCACATCATGCAGTCCAACAACCTGCGGGCGGCCGATATTGCCTCGATACGGGCCGGGGTCAGCCACATGACCTACGTGCATTGCGCCTGGGAATACAAGGCGCAGGGCGTGACAGCCGCGCAAATGAACCTGTACTACGGCCTGGCGGTGATCGCGCACGACGGCGTGGCCTTCGTCGACCAGTACGACGAGCAGCGCCTGGCCGATCCGGCGCTGCTGGACCTGATCAAGCGCACCGAGGCCTTTGAAGACGCGGAAATCGAGGCCATGGGCCCGGCGTTCCGCCACGCCGCCACCGTCACGGTGCGCACCCGCGACGGTCGCGAGCTGACGCACCGCATCCTGAACCGGCGCGGCAGCCCCGAGAACCCGATTTCGGCCGGCGACGTGGAATACAAGTTCCGCAACGTGGCCCGTTCCTGCCTGCCTGCGGACCGGCTCGAGCGCCTGGTCGAATTGTGCAGGCAGCTGGACACGCTGGCCAGCCTGGACGAACTGATTTCCATTGTGGGCGCCTCGCGCGCCTGA